Proteins encoded by one window of Amaranthus tricolor cultivar Red isolate AtriRed21 chromosome 4, ASM2621246v1, whole genome shotgun sequence:
- the LOC130810153 gene encoding vacuolar iron transporter homolog 4-like, with the protein MDSSKQSTFDEESQNHQEQAEDVFDYSSRAQWLRAAVLGANDGLVSTASLMMGVGAVKQDVKVMILTGFAGLVAGACSMAIGEFVSVFSQLDIELAQRKRENKTRQNNEKKENEEEKEKLPNPLQAALASALTFSVGAMVPLLAASFIKEFKVRVGVVVAAVTVALAVFGWLGALLGGAPVFRASIRVLVGGWLAMAITFGLTKWMGSTEF; encoded by the coding sequence ATGGATTCCTCCAAACAATCTACATTCGATGAAGAGAGCCAAAACCACCAAGAACAAGCCGAAGACGTATTTGACTACTCGTCAAGAGCACAATGGCTAAGAGCAGCCGTCTTAGGCGCCAACGACGGTCTTGTTTCGACCGCGTCACTCATGATGGGAGTTGGCGCGGTCAAACAAGACGTCAAAGTTATGATTTTGACCGGCTTTGCTGGCTTAGTAGCCGGAGCTTGTAGCATGGCTATAGGAGAATTCGTCTCCGTATTTTCTCAGCTTGACATAGAACTTgcacaaagaaaaagagaaaataaaacaaGACAAAATaacgaaaaaaaagaaaatgaggaagaaaaagaaaaattgccTAACCCTTTACAAGCTGCATTGGCTTCTGCCCTAACGTTTTCGGTTGGGGCAATGGTGCCGCTTTTGGCGGCATCGTTTATAAAAGAGTTTAAGGTTAGAGTTGGGGTGGTTGTGGCGGCTGTGACGGTGGCGTTGGCGGTGTTTGGGTGGTTAGGAGCCTTGTTAGGAGGAGCACCAGTTTTTAGGGCTTCTATTAGGGTTTTGGTGGGTGGTTGGCTTGCTATGGCTATTACCTTTGGTTTGACTAAGTGGATGGGGTCCACTGAGTTTTAG
- the LOC130810152 gene encoding vacuolar iron transporter homolog 1-like: MENTDNFDYSKRSQWLRAAVLGANDGLVSTASLMMGVGAVKQDIKAMILTGFAGLVGGACSMAIGEFVSVYSQLDIEMAQLKRDQKKNNNGEIAAMEEGCKEEEEKEDLPNPLQAAFASAFAFSVGALVPLLAAAFVKDYRVRLGVVAVAVTVALVVFGCLGAVLGRASGFKASLRVLLGGWLAMAITFGLTKLVGSDRL; this comes from the coding sequence aTGGAAAACACAGACAATTTCGACTACTCGAAACGATCCCAATGGTTAAGGGCAGCAGTATTAGGAGCCAATGATGGTTTAGTTTCAACAGCATCACTAATGATGGGTGTAGGTGCAGTTAAGCAAGATATTAAAGCCATGATCCTAACCGGGTTTGCGGGCCTAGTGGGCGGGGCATGTAGTATGGCTATTGGTGAATTTGTGTCTGTTTATTCACAGCTTGATATTGAGATGGCCCAGCTAAAAAGAGatcaaaaaaagaataataacgGAGAAATTGCTGCCATGGAAGAAGGTTGTAAGGAAGAGGAGGAAAAGGAAGATTTGCCTAATCCATTACAAGCAGCATTTGCATCAGCATTTGCATTTTCTGTAGGGGCCTTGGTCCCACTTTTGGCGGCAGCGTTTGTGAAGGATTATAGGGTGAGGCTTGGGGTTGTGGCGGTGGCAGTGACGGTGGCGTTGgtggtttttgggtgtttaggGGCGGTTTTGGGGCGAGCATCGGGTTTTAAGGCTTCGCTTAGGGTTTTGTTGGGTGGTTGGCTTGCTATGGCTATTACTTTTGGGTTAACTAAGTTGGTGGGCTCCGATAGGTTATAA